From a region of the Tachysurus fulvidraco isolate hzauxx_2018 chromosome 5, HZAU_PFXX_2.0, whole genome shotgun sequence genome:
- the rybpb gene encoding RING1 and YY1-binding protein B isoform X4, which translates to MKPRINSQLVAQQVAQQYATPPPAKKEKKEKPERPEKERADGERPEQTLPDIEHPAKDKIENDHAEKEKKDREKEITIALPKKPSSKKTRPKMDNHQSPPSERNSIQSGKSTTKTKNSHISSRPKLKNVDRSTAQQLAITVGNVTVIITDFKEKIRSSSTSSSTVTSSAASEQQHPSSGSESMDKSSSRASTPKRDLSLVHDESF; encoded by the exons AT GAAGCCCAGGATAAACTCCCAGCTGGTGGCCCAGCAGGTGGCACAGCAGTATGCCACCCCTCCCcctgcaaagaaagaaaagaaggagaagcCCGAGAGACCTGAGAAAGAGAGGGCCGACGGCGAACGACCAGAGCAAACCCTGCCTGATATTGAGCACCCAGCCAAGGACAAGATTGAGAATGACCATgctgagaaagagaagaaggacagagagaaagaaatcacGATTGCCCTCCCAAAGAAACCCAGCAGCAAAAAGACCAG GCCCAAGATGGACAACCATCAAAGCCCACCAAGTGAAAGAAACAGTATACAGTCTGGGAAATCAACCACCAAGACTAAAAACTCTCACATCTCAAG CAGACCCAAATTGAAGAATGTGGACCGGAGCACGGCGCAGCAGCTGGCCATCACAGTGGGGAACGTGACAGTAATCATAACGGACTTTAAAGAGAAGATTCGTTCATCCTCCACGTCCTCCTCGACAGTGACGTCCAGTGCCGCCTCCGAGCAGCAGCACCCGAGCTCGGGCTCCGAGAGCATGGACAAGAGCTCGTCACGTGCCTCCACTCCTAAACGAGACCTCTCGCTCGTCCACGATGAGTCATTCTGA
- the rybpb gene encoding RING1 and YY1-binding protein B isoform X2, translating into MGDKKSPIRPKRQAKPSADDGYWDCSVCTFRNSAEAFKCSICDVRKGTSTRKPRINSQLVAQQVAQQYATPPPAKKEKKEKPERPEKERADGERPEQTLPDIEHPAKDKIENDHAEKEKKDREKEITIALPKKPSSKKTRPKMDNHQSPPSERNSIQSGKSTTKTKNSHISRPKLKNVDRSTAQQLAITVGNVTVIITDFKEKIRSSSTSSSTVTSSAASEQQHPSSGSESMDKSSSRASTPKRDLSLVHDESF; encoded by the exons ATGGGTGACAAAAAGAGCCCTATCAG GCCAAAAAGACAAGCCAAGCCGTCGGCGGATGACGGCTACTGGGACTGTAGTGTTTGTACATTCAGGAACAGCGCCGAAGCGTTTAAATGCAGCATCTGCGATGTACGGAAGGGAACATCCACAAG GAAGCCCAGGATAAACTCCCAGCTGGTGGCCCAGCAGGTGGCACAGCAGTATGCCACCCCTCCCcctgcaaagaaagaaaagaaggagaagcCCGAGAGACCTGAGAAAGAGAGGGCCGACGGCGAACGACCAGAGCAAACCCTGCCTGATATTGAGCACCCAGCCAAGGACAAGATTGAGAATGACCATgctgagaaagagaagaaggacagagagaaagaaatcacGATTGCCCTCCCAAAGAAACCCAGCAGCAAAAAGACCAG GCCCAAGATGGACAACCATCAAAGCCCACCAAGTGAAAGAAACAGTATACAGTCTGGGAAATCAACCACCAAGACTAAAAACTCTCACATCTCAAG ACCCAAATTGAAGAATGTGGACCGGAGCACGGCGCAGCAGCTGGCCATCACAGTGGGGAACGTGACAGTAATCATAACGGACTTTAAAGAGAAGATTCGTTCATCCTCCACGTCCTCCTCGACAGTGACGTCCAGTGCCGCCTCCGAGCAGCAGCACCCGAGCTCGGGCTCCGAGAGCATGGACAAGAGCTCGTCACGTGCCTCCACTCCTAAACGAGACCTCTCGCTCGTCCACGATGAGTCATTCTGA
- the rybpb gene encoding RING1 and YY1-binding protein B isoform X1: MGDKKSPIRPKRQAKPSADDGYWDCSVCTFRNSAEAFKCSICDVRKGTSTRKPRINSQLVAQQVAQQYATPPPAKKEKKEKPERPEKERADGERPEQTLPDIEHPAKDKIENDHAEKEKKDREKEITIALPKKPSSKKTRPKMDNHQSPPSERNSIQSGKSTTKTKNSHISSRPKLKNVDRSTAQQLAITVGNVTVIITDFKEKIRSSSTSSSTVTSSAASEQQHPSSGSESMDKSSSRASTPKRDLSLVHDESF, from the exons ATGGGTGACAAAAAGAGCCCTATCAG GCCAAAAAGACAAGCCAAGCCGTCGGCGGATGACGGCTACTGGGACTGTAGTGTTTGTACATTCAGGAACAGCGCCGAAGCGTTTAAATGCAGCATCTGCGATGTACGGAAGGGAACATCCACAAG GAAGCCCAGGATAAACTCCCAGCTGGTGGCCCAGCAGGTGGCACAGCAGTATGCCACCCCTCCCcctgcaaagaaagaaaagaaggagaagcCCGAGAGACCTGAGAAAGAGAGGGCCGACGGCGAACGACCAGAGCAAACCCTGCCTGATATTGAGCACCCAGCCAAGGACAAGATTGAGAATGACCATgctgagaaagagaagaaggacagagagaaagaaatcacGATTGCCCTCCCAAAGAAACCCAGCAGCAAAAAGACCAG GCCCAAGATGGACAACCATCAAAGCCCACCAAGTGAAAGAAACAGTATACAGTCTGGGAAATCAACCACCAAGACTAAAAACTCTCACATCTCAAG CAGACCCAAATTGAAGAATGTGGACCGGAGCACGGCGCAGCAGCTGGCCATCACAGTGGGGAACGTGACAGTAATCATAACGGACTTTAAAGAGAAGATTCGTTCATCCTCCACGTCCTCCTCGACAGTGACGTCCAGTGCCGCCTCCGAGCAGCAGCACCCGAGCTCGGGCTCCGAGAGCATGGACAAGAGCTCGTCACGTGCCTCCACTCCTAAACGAGACCTCTCGCTCGTCCACGATGAGTCATTCTGA
- the rybpb gene encoding RING1 and YY1-binding protein B isoform X3, which produces MPKRQAKPSADDGYWDCSVCTFRNSAEAFKCSICDVRKGTSTRKPRINSQLVAQQVAQQYATPPPAKKEKKEKPERPEKERADGERPEQTLPDIEHPAKDKIENDHAEKEKKDREKEITIALPKKPSSKKTRPKMDNHQSPPSERNSIQSGKSTTKTKNSHISSRPKLKNVDRSTAQQLAITVGNVTVIITDFKEKIRSSSTSSSTVTSSAASEQQHPSSGSESMDKSSSRASTPKRDLSLVHDESF; this is translated from the exons AT GCCAAAAAGACAAGCCAAGCCGTCGGCGGATGACGGCTACTGGGACTGTAGTGTTTGTACATTCAGGAACAGCGCCGAAGCGTTTAAATGCAGCATCTGCGATGTACGGAAGGGAACATCCACAAG GAAGCCCAGGATAAACTCCCAGCTGGTGGCCCAGCAGGTGGCACAGCAGTATGCCACCCCTCCCcctgcaaagaaagaaaagaaggagaagcCCGAGAGACCTGAGAAAGAGAGGGCCGACGGCGAACGACCAGAGCAAACCCTGCCTGATATTGAGCACCCAGCCAAGGACAAGATTGAGAATGACCATgctgagaaagagaagaaggacagagagaaagaaatcacGATTGCCCTCCCAAAGAAACCCAGCAGCAAAAAGACCAG GCCCAAGATGGACAACCATCAAAGCCCACCAAGTGAAAGAAACAGTATACAGTCTGGGAAATCAACCACCAAGACTAAAAACTCTCACATCTCAAG CAGACCCAAATTGAAGAATGTGGACCGGAGCACGGCGCAGCAGCTGGCCATCACAGTGGGGAACGTGACAGTAATCATAACGGACTTTAAAGAGAAGATTCGTTCATCCTCCACGTCCTCCTCGACAGTGACGTCCAGTGCCGCCTCCGAGCAGCAGCACCCGAGCTCGGGCTCCGAGAGCATGGACAAGAGCTCGTCACGTGCCTCCACTCCTAAACGAGACCTCTCGCTCGTCCACGATGAGTCATTCTGA